GACCGACGGCGAGCGCCGCGCCGAGAAGTTCCGCGTCGTCTCCTACGCCACCCCTCGTGGCTGCGCGGCGGCCTACTTCCCGGAGACCAACGTGCTCATCCCCCTCGACTCCTACGCCGACGGCAGCCGCACCCCGACCTCGAAGTCGGTCGTCGTACGCCTCGAGGCACGCTAGGAATTACTTTGCGGGGTCCGATGTTGATGCCTGACGTGATCAGCATGTTCCGCGTGGTTTCCGAGATCGACCTGTCAGGCAACGGCCTGACGGGCGCTCCCACGTGGGCTCCGTCAGTCGATTGCACCGGCGCTCGAAGCTGACCCTCCTCCTGCTCAGCAGGACCCGCGGAGGAGGGTGGCCCGCACCGGCCCCCTCTGCGCGGTGACAGCGCTGCGAGGGCTTGCCGGAGGGTCCTGGCTCACCCCGAATCTTCTGACAGGCAAGGAAATCTCATGGCCAAGAGCCAGTTCGTGCGGACCAAGCCGCACCTCAACATCGGGACGATGGGGCACGTCGACCACGGCAAGACCACTCTGACCGCTGCGATCACCAAGGTGCTCGCCGAGCGCGACCCGAGCGTGAACCAGTTCGTCGCCTTCGACGGCATCGACCGTGCCCCGGAGGAGGCGCAGCGCGGGATCACGATCAACGTCTCGCACGTCGAGTACGAGACCGCGACCCGGCACTACGCGCACGTCGACATGCCCGGGCACGCCGACTACGTGAAGAACATGATCACCGGCGCCGCTCAGGTCGACGCCGCCATCCTGGTCGTCTCCGCCCAGGACGGCGCCATGCCCCAGACGCGGGAGCACGTGCTGCTCGCGCAGCGAGTCGGCGTGCCCTACCTGGTGGTCGCGCTCAACAAGGCCGACACCGTCGAAGACCCGGAGCTGCTCGACCTGGTCGAGCTGGAGGTGCGTGAGCTCCTCTCCGACTACGGGTTCCCCGGCGACGACGTGCCGGTCGTGCGGGTCTCCGGGCTGAAGGCGCTGGAGGGCGACCCGACGTGGACCGCCGCGATCGGTGACCTGCTCGACGCGATCGACGGCTACGTCCCGGTGCCGGTCCGCGAGGTCGACCAGCCGTTCCTGATGCCGATCGAGAACGTCGTCACCATCTCGGGGCGCGGCACGGTGGTCACTGGTGCCGTGGAGCGCGGTTCGCTGAAGCTCGGCGACCGCGTCGAGGTGGTCGGCCTCGGCCCGACGCTCACCACGACGGCGATCGGTCTGGAGATGTTCGGCAAGTCGCTGGAGTCCGCCGAGGCGGGCGACAACGCGGCGGTGCTGCTGCGTGGCGTGAAGCGCGACGAGGTGCGACGCGGCCAGGTGGTGACGCTGCCGGGCAGCGTGCAGCCGCACCGGAAGTTCCGGGCGACCTTGCACGCGCTGTCCACGGCCGAGGGCGGGCGACACACGCCGTTCGCCGCGGACTACCGGCCGCAGTTCTACTTCCGGACGACCGACGTGCCCGGCGGCATCGACCTGGGTGAGATCGCCCTGGTGATGCCGGGCGACACGGTCGAGCTCGGAGTGGAGCTGGAGAGGCCGGTCGCGATGAACATCGGCCTCGGCTTCGCGGTCCGCGAAGGCGGTCGCACCG
The sequence above is drawn from the Nocardioides albertanoniae genome and encodes:
- the tuf gene encoding elongation factor Tu; the protein is MAKSQFVRTKPHLNIGTMGHVDHGKTTLTAAITKVLAERDPSVNQFVAFDGIDRAPEEAQRGITINVSHVEYETATRHYAHVDMPGHADYVKNMITGAAQVDAAILVVSAQDGAMPQTREHVLLAQRVGVPYLVVALNKADTVEDPELLDLVELEVRELLSDYGFPGDDVPVVRVSGLKALEGDPTWTAAIGDLLDAIDGYVPVPVREVDQPFLMPIENVVTISGRGTVVTGAVERGSLKLGDRVEVVGLGPTLTTTAIGLEMFGKSLESAEAGDNAAVLLRGVKRDEVRRGQVVTLPGSVQPHRKFRATLHALSTAEGGRHTPFAADYRPQFYFRTTDVPGGIDLGEIALVMPGDTVELGVELERPVAMNIGLGFAVREGGRTVAAGTVTELLD